The Helianthus annuus cultivar XRQ/B chromosome 15, HanXRQr2.0-SUNRISE, whole genome shotgun sequence genomic sequence GATTACAAATATCGCAAGCTTGCCGTAGGTTGATGCTAAGGACCAGTCCGTGAGTCCGCATCCATAAGCATTACAAAACCCCAAAATCGGGGCAAATACGTAAATAGCAGCAATGTAGTACCACTTAAGCTGGTGGAAGATGTGTGGAAGAGTAATCACGGAGACGATAGCAATGGTTAGATACCCGACTATCGCGATCCACATAGGAATCTGATCCTTGAGAAATAGTCGGGTGCGTCTTTCGTCATCATAAGACAGGGAAGGAAGATCAGGGGATGAATTACCGGTAATGGGATGATCCCCTTTGGTTTTACCTTCATTGTACTGGCGATATAAGCCGGATGCAGTGTAACATAGGACCTTTATAAAGTTGTACAGCCCGTCACCGAGGATCATAGCTATGGCGATGAACACCTGCAGTTACATACATAATGTTAAACTGTAATGCAGAACCGAAAACTAGAAACATGAACGAGTTTTACTTACCCTGTAACCTTGCAGGCCATGGAGACTAGTTGATTTAAGATCTGCAGAATACCAATCGCCTTTCTTTTCGTTTATGAGAGGCCACATTATGCCCCATGAAAGGATGGTTCCGACTAGTAACGATACATTGACAAGATGCGGGCAGATCATTCCCACACCAACATAAGTTGCTGAAAAGTCGAAATAAAACCTGAATTTCGCACAAAATTATTGAGTTCATCAATCATTTGATAAAACATATCCATGCATACGAAGAAAGAAACGTTGAGCATACTTGTTTTCATAGGCCTTAAGACCGAGTGTGGGGAAGTTTATGAATCCACAGTCGTCTCCGCCGGTGAAGAACCACTGAAAGAAGCCCCATAGGAAACTCATGGAGAAAAACTTTCCTAAAGTTCTCACTTGTTTCCTATAGCGAAAAATAAGCAATGAAGTGAATTGAAGACGAGGAAGACGATGGTTGTCGTGTGTATGAATGTATGATACCTGGCTAGCTTAGCACCCTGGGGAGTGTGGAAACTATTGATAAGGTGAGCAGTTGCTGTGCCGCTTGGATAACTGAGTTTGAAGTcgataatcatgatctgcagaaAGTACAAACTGGTTAAACACGAGAAAAAACAAATCTAGAAGTCATTTGCCAAAATGTTTTGTGATGTTGAGTTATAATTTATACATCAAACATGTGAATACTGTATTTAAATGCTTACGATCTCCTAACGGATTAGATTGTTAGTGTTAAGTGTTAGaaataaaaagatatatatatgCAGACCTTGCGAAGAGGGACGACAGAAAAGAGTCCAAGGAAGCTGACTACAGAAAGAAATGCAATCATCCATCCAAGAGAAGGGTTCTTGGTGTTCTGTGCTGCATTTGCTTCATTTGATTGTTTAGCAATAGCTTCACTCATCCCAAACAAGTAACTACCAAACCCTCCTGCCAAATTCAATCATGGATATTCTACATCACTCACATTATAATCCACAACAAACAAGCATTCCGAGGTCACCCATCTTAATACTACTCTAGTTTGAGCATTTTTAACTTCGCGATGACCCGAAACCGGAAGATTTTGGGACAAGTGTATGGTGGTCACAGGCATGGTATGAGATTAAttatagagtaaacttccgttttgctccctgtggtttggtcactttaacggttttgctccaaacctttaaaaatagccattttactccctgatgtttcggtttttttgccagtttgctccccgcctctaactccatccaaattgtttgtttttccattttgctccccgtagggagcaaactggcaacaaaaccaaaacatcagggagtaaaatggctatttttaaaggtttggggtaaaagcgttaaagtgaccaaaccacagggagcaaaatggaagtttactCTTAATTATAATTCTTTTACAGGAATGGTATTAGGTGATACAAGTTTGATCACCAAAAACTGATCCTATATTCGTTCACCTGTCTAAActgaatatataaatatattatttgatcttataaaaatatattaaataacattTTGAACTTGTTAAAAGcttaaaatcatcaaaaacatgaaTTTGTTAGAATTTTACTTAATTTGTTGATATTTCAAGTTGGTTTTAGGTGAGCTTAAGATCGTGTTCTGGGAAATTAAAATCCTATCGGATATCTTTAACCACATAAGATTGTATCTGGAAATCCGTGAACCTGCCGGATGGTAAGTAATCGGGTACCAAACGAGATGGGACCAGTATCAGATACAACTTTACAATCAGGTATGAGATTTGGATTACCAAAACTCGTCTCAAACCAGGTTGCTGTAACACATGCTTTTCAGGTTGTATATGTATGTAATTTCTGTATTAAATATAAAGTTTACTTGTCTTTAGATATTGGGTAAACGAAGCTAGAAACCGATAGAAAATGTAACAAAAAATATGGATTATTTGCGCCTCGGGCCTGGACGAGCTGGGGACGACCCCCGTACCGTCTAGCCTAATAATAATAGTAGAGCGTAATCATCAAGTGGACTTTAGAAATCGGAAGATTAAAAGTCACAATTTGTTCTGGGAATCGACTAATTTGGTGGGACATCAACCATCACCAATTCATAGCATTTACATTATATTTGATAAGTGTGAGATGAGGTGGATGATGATTTGGAAGAAAAAGATGAGAGAGAAAGCAAAATGTTTGTGGCTAAGTGCTAGCACTTAAGGCTATGGCGTGTGAAGGAGTTTGGATTGggggcattgctcgacacgtggCGAGAGTGGGATCTACAAGCTAATACTCAAAAACTAGGGGTGTGGTGGGGTGTTGCTTAGCTGACCGTGACCAGCCATGtggaaatttaaaaaaaaaaactacaaagaaaattaaaaaaacctACATTGAACCAGCCAACCACAGCCCGCCATGTCACCCACTCCCCCCTCCCCATGTTAGGCAGAATCTCCACGTCAAGCGGGCAACGCTGACCAAAACGCCAACCCGGGGTGGAGCACCCGACGTTAAAGGCCCAAAACGCCCAAAACCCACGTCCACACCCACCAGTCTAAGTAGAGAGAAAGAAATTGTGAGTGAGTagtaattaatgaagaaagagagagaaattAAAATCTATTATATGGTGACATGGCACAAATTTTTCTAAGACCACATGTAGTGGTGATGGGAGATGGCATGGAGGGCAAAATAACGCCCAAACATACCCCACACACCGCCCCAAGgacgattttttcaaaaaaaaaaaaaaaatttgttgggCGTGTTAAATAAAACAACGGAacatttcaaaaaaaatttgttgAACCACTACATCCTTTTTAAATGAAAAATGCATTTGATGACGTGGCGTCTACATGACAGAAAACGCCCTTAAGGAGCTtgaaccactacacatggtctaagaatTTGTATATAACATTGGGTTTAGTCTAATAAGAGTGTGGTCTCATAAGTGTTTTAACTTTGTAATGAAATATTAAAGAATGCTTAATGTCACCATGAAACAAATTCATCGAAAATCAAGTATGTAACTGGTTTTTATTGTAACATTTATGTCTAAAAAGTTGTCACCATAAAACAAATTCATCGAAAATCAAGTATGTAACGGGTATTTATTGCAACATTTATGTCTAAAAAGTAAAACATATGAGATGACAAGAGTATTCTAATATTTTAAGGGTAGGCTAAATGTACCCCTCTCTTATTACTTTTTATACTCTATTtcataaaattacattaaaacttGTAATATTTACCCCCCCTATACAAATtatcattttaaaaaatattctctttgttacaaaacaaattccAATGTGTAAAAAAAGATTACtgatgtttttttaatttttatttaaaaaacatattttttaaaaGTTCTCGGATATTGTTTTTAAAGACACTTTCTCAAATCGTATTTTGATTATGCTTTTTTATTGAACATCTTTATAAATAAATACtaacatttttttacaaaaacaataaaaaaagttttgaactctcttttttttaaaaaacaagtCTATATTATATTTTTCCCTCGTCTAGTTTATATTTTAAAGATCttacttttataatttttaatattttaaatgtgtttataaaaaaattaataatttttatttattaaaaagtaataaagtttttttcttttaaaatagtGTTTATAGAGCCCTAGCACATATTAATCATTCAAAGCATCTATGTAAGTGAACAAATAAACAATAGGTACTAAAATAATTTTATCAAACTATAAATTAACAATCTATATAAGTTCAAATTTAATTAGTGTAAGGAGTATGTTATAAGAAAGTTAAAACCAGTTTAGGACTTTCGATCGAAGTGAACActttaaaaaatatgtttttaaattaatataaaaaacaaacaaaaattttgaaaaaaaaaaaaacgtctaCAATAGTTTTTTACACCTTtaaatttgttttgtaacaaaaagaatacttttaaaaaaatatgacATGTGTAGGGGGTCAATATGATAAGTTTAGATATGATTTTATGAAAAGGGGGTATGAAAAGTAACAAGAGGGGATACATTTAGTAGCCCCCTATTTTAACGAGGCAAATACGTTTCTAAAATTGGTGTTCTATTTATAAATTAGTGCTAACCCATACGTCTCttacaaaaaataataataataataaatacttTGGCACTTATTAATTTCAAACTCTTCTTTTACTAGCAATTAAGTGTTCGAAACTTTGAACAAACTCTTCTTTTACTAGCAATTAAGTGTTTGAAACTTTGAAAAAAACAAATCCAAAATAGTATTCAAACAAATcaaccaaacaaaaacatgtaAATTGTCATCAATTTCACACTCCAATATTAAATGTGGTTATTTTTTTAACAGTGAATGAATCCTTCAAATGGGTTACTAGCAAAATTTACCTAATAAGGATAGACTTGCCTCCGAACCGGGGAAAGCCATCACCTAGGCCGAAGCCTGTGAACACTTGTCCGAAGGCACAACAATGCGGTAAGGTAAAAACCGCTCAGTTCAatgatcgaactagcgatctccgCCTACTTGCCTAGTCttccatcatcaccaggtgccgcagaaaataatggggaaAGCATGAATTAAACTTGGTTCCTGTAGAACACCAAGTCTTTCCcataccactccaccaccacctcatGGGCTATTAAATGTGGTTATTAATCAAACAAATcaaccaaacaaaaacatgtaAATTGTCATCAATTTCACACTCCAATATTAAATGTGGTGATTAATAATTCAAATAGGTTTAGAAAAGGCGGGCTACTAAAGATCGGTTTGAAAAatgctcgaaacgagccgagcttgtACAAGCACAAACCCAAACCCAAGCCTAAAAGTAAGTTTGTTTAGTAAACAAGCACGACCTTTACTTATCAAGCTCAACCCGGCTCGCAAGCCTGTAATGTacatgatttttatttaatattaaatctatatatataataataataataataataataataattaaaattaaaattataataaGATAACTAATTTTATATACATACACATGAGAAAACTTTTTCCattgagaaaactaaaaaaaactttatattataTATCTACTTTATCATATATTGTAAAAGTATAGTATGTATTAcacatatacaatatacaatataaCAATATATGATATATACCACATATTACGTATATGCAATAATCATATATATTACATAATACATATATAAGATGTAATATTATACACTGTATATACAATATATTACGTTACGTGTGTATATACAATATATATTACGTATATACAATAATCATatattacattatattatatgtaatattatacaatgTATATATACGATGTATGATATATTACGTATATGCAATAATCAATTCAACTGTGTGAGAAAGAAACTGATCGGAGCATACCTGAGAAGGCGATACCGGAAGAAGCAACAATACACGTCTGAATAACCGTATTCTCCTGCCTCGTGAACGGCTGCTTCAACAAACCAGATTTATCGAGAAACTTCGTCCACGTTTTCACGAAGAAAAACCCTAGCAGTCCAGCAGACACGTTCAATGACGGGATAATTCCGATAGTTAGGTTAAGCTTCATGACAATAAACGTGAACAGAATCCCCAAAATAAAGCTGACGACGAATGCACGAAGCGTCAACTGGTTCTGCCATGGCGGAACCTTCTTGCTCTCGAATATTTTCTCGATCGAGTCAGAGTTCATATCGGTGTTGCTATGCATTCTGTTTTCGTTGCGCAGATCATGTTGTTGTGGTTCTTGTGCAGTGGTTGACATTGAGAATTGATGATACTAGATGTGAATTTGAAGTTTTGAAGTCGAATTGGATACTTATTGGCGGCGAGCGAGATCGGTGGGAGATTGTGAGTATGTTGTTGATGTGCGGCACTGCAAGTAGACGTTGATTTAAGGGTTTGAAATTGGAATCTGTGTGATGAGTCAATGACAGCAGGATGTATGAAATCGTTGAATTGAATTTATAGTGGCGATTGTGTTTGGATGACTGTCTCTTATATTTTGGGAAATTCACCCCTCCCCTCTATCCAGTGACGGATCTTGCTCGTTGAACGTGtcagggccgaaagacacgggcactaaaaaaaTCCCGGGCAAGTccgggccaaacatagtatatataaaaaatttcgatcgaaatgcggaaaattagcactacggccgaaaaacttgcccgggCCGTGGCCGTGGCCCTACCACAACCCTTCTAAGAACCGCCCCTGCCTCTATCTCCTTATACATACATCTATACATATAGAGAAACTAGGTTATACCCCGTGGTACCCACGGGTCGCTCtattttaagaaatattaatattttattaatatggTGTTTTTATAAAATTTGTGAGGATATATATTTAATAATTCAATGTTAATCCTATATACTCACAACTGtataattaaaataaacttaaataACGTGACGTATTAGATAAGTTAATACCAAAGTGCATACTTTGTTTTCGAATATTCTAGAAGCATAGAAGTGTCTCAGACTCGTGCCGTGATAATTAAAAACACATGATACTTGCCCCGAATTTACTTAAGGATGCATATTGCCTGTTCAATGACATGAATGATGTTTAAGGTACATGTCAGTTTAGCAATGACAAAAAGGGTATTTGTTCGAGGATAAGAATTAATAAATTTAGAACTTAAGAGACTTTTCCCAAATTAATACAAATCGCCCATAAAGACTCAAATAAACACATGAAATATGTGGCAAATCCTCTTAAAACCAATTTACCTATTGATTACAGAAGTTGAATCATGTTGAGAGGAATGAGGCGATAACCGGTGATTATTAAAATGGGTTTTTTTTGCAAGTAAAGAAGTTTTTTCATATCTAATCCAACAAAACAACATGAAGTTCATCTAATACAATATATTACATAGTAAAAGAACACATTTTAAAGATAGTCGGGTCCATTTAAAGATGCATATCCTTCAAATTGCCAAAACATTTTCCTTAGTAAATCGAATCCCCTCTACAAAATGAACCAATCAAATTATAAGTGtttgaaaatataaaataaacattGGTGTCGATACTATGTGGTACAAATGCTGAACCCATTGAAGTATGAATAGATTTAGTTACGTATGGTGTTGATAATCCCTAGAGCAAGACAATAacatttaaatatataaaaaacatgAAGATGAAATTCTCACGATCCAGAGAATTAAATAATACAACCAAAATCTAAAAATAACTCCAATCATTGCCTTTAAACTTTAAAAACAAATGATATAATATTACACGTACACATACTTTTTTAAAATAATCAtttcataaataaaaaaaaatccaaacccTGTAAGACTTACCACATTCGTCTCTAAAATGGAAATGAGTACATCATCGTAACAATCAAATACTTCTCCAAGGATTAATCGCTTTAAAGTGAAATTGTAAACAATATCACAATAACCAGCATTATTGTAAAGACACTCACCTCTGTTTTATTTTATATCTTAATTATACAATTCTACTTTCTAAAGCCCAAGAACTCATGACGACTGAAAAAAGACTGTTAAACACCTGAACTTGATATTGATATAGAATTGGCATGCTCAATATTaaaacaaccatacccagtaaatcccacaaatagcaagctacttatagggtctggggagggtgggatgtagacataCCTTGcttctatccctagggatagagaggctaaTTCCAGAGAGACACTCGGCTCGAAAACGAAAAGCATACCAATACACCAAGTCAAATAATATAGAATatagaaataaaaattacataaactACATTAACAAAATATGATCACATAAACTACGATACGTTAATACGTTAAATATGATCACGTAAACTACAATACGTTATATGATCACAAAAACTACATTAGCAAATTAAAAATGACATAGTGAGTCAGGAAGTTGTAGGCATTTAATGCACCTTTATTTAATTTTAACCCTTTTATTTGTTCGACCATTTGACCAATTATAACCGATTAACTATTTTACTTATACACAATTAACATGTCAGATAGAAAACATAACCTCTATAGGACCCATTTATGGTAAATGGGTCACAAAATGAGAATGTTTAATGTCCTAAATTAGAGGTGGTGAGATGGATAAGTAGGATCCATGTTAAAACGCTTTAGTTGCATTGGACCCCCaagtaaaagaacaaaatattATAAATACTTCTATTAATTAATAAGATTAAAAGTTCCAAAAGAAATGGTGGCATGACACATGTAACTGAAGCATCGACACATGAACCATTTTTAGTAAAATTTCAACATTGGTAAGGAATATGGGATGCATGGAGGACTTATCCATAGTCGTGGGTGGACGGGGACATCACTTGAAAAAAAACTAATGTATATCTTAGGCAAAAAATCTGACCGCACCCCTGGAAAATATGTTGAACGCTTAATCCGCACTTAGCAATCATGAGTTTCATAATACTTCTCTATTTCATCCTCTACACACCAAAGTTGTgtctaattattattattatataaca encodes the following:
- the LOC110912187 gene encoding probable metal-nicotianamine transporter YSL7 translates to MSTTAQEPQQHDLRNENRMHSNTDMNSDSIEKIFESKKVPPWQNQLTLRAFVVSFILGILFTFIVMKLNLTIGIIPSLNVSAGLLGFFFVKTWTKFLDKSGLLKQPFTRQENTVIQTCIVASSGIAFSGGFGSYLFGMSEAIAKQSNEANAAQNTKNPSLGWMIAFLSVVSFLGLFSVVPLRKIMIIDFKLSYPSGTATAHLINSFHTPQGAKLARKQVRTLGKFFSMSFLWGFFQWFFTGGDDCGFINFPTLGLKAYENKFYFDFSATYVGVGMICPHLVNVSLLVGTILSWGIMWPLINEKKGDWYSADLKSTSLHGLQGYRVFIAIAMILGDGLYNFIKVLCYTASGLYRQYNEGKTKGDHPITGNSSPDLPSLSYDDERRTRLFLKDQIPMWIAIVGYLTIAIVSVITLPHIFHQLKWYYIAAIYVFAPILGFCNAYGCGLTDWSLASTYGKLAIFVIGAWAGGSNGGGGVLAGLAACGVMMNIVSTASDLTQDFKTGYMTLASPRSMFVSQVVGTAMGCIISPCVFWLFYKAFDNLGVPGSEYPAPNALIFRNMAILGVEGFSTLPEKCLLLCYIFFGFAIFVNGIRDMVGKNRARFIPIPMAMAIPFYLGGYFAIDMCVGSLILFIWSKVNKAKAAAFGPAVASGLICGDGIWTLPSAILALAGVNPPICMKFLSRSTNVKVDAFLGS